A window of the Cuculus canorus isolate bCucCan1 chromosome 3, bCucCan1.pri, whole genome shotgun sequence genome harbors these coding sequences:
- the LOC104057122 gene encoding meprin A subunit alpha isoform X3 gives MAYAYQLSYGWFTYRTLYLHGQAVPVDLLKWIPGGYAASRHCLPAPLHLWYFHLLFHFLAWNQGEISLHLSVIFETVLSLFQIQNSVEDRVDDVDGGQLRKDIPEINAETGRKLFEGDIILPLERNALRNSSYRWKFPIPYILADSLDLNAKGVILQAFDMFRLKSCVDFKPYEGEQTYLKFEKLDGCWSYVGDLQKGQTVSIGARCDYKAIVEHEILHALGFYHEQSRTDRDDYVQIWWDEIIEGFAYAFDKYDDSFLDDLNTPYDYESVMHYGPYSFNINSNVPSITTKIPEFNEVIGQRLDFSRIDLLRLNRMYNCTSSLTFLDQCSFESINICGMVQSGQDGADWDHTLSKPGDEDHTLVGNCADRGYFMHLDTKTGHDGQSAFLESRILYPRRKEKCLQFFYRLTGSLQDKLVVWVKKDDGTGNVRRLQKLHTITADGEHHWKLASLPFSVQSKFRYGFQGIRGDPATSAGGIAIDDTSLTETNCPTNVWHIRNFTTLFNSTSKGHYIQSPVFYSSEGYAFALQLYPHGRNSSPYTNYMGITFHLCSSPDDSLLEWPAGHRQIVLSVLDQDPDVTHRMSLSLSFTTDPDQLVSGRNDTLQWDKPSVTGIFSSFCNCYMSPGVGWNNFLTHKDLHWKKFLKNDSLFIFADFEDLSPLIKSEVPVHL, from the exons ATGGCTTATGCTTATCAGCTCTCGTATGGGTGGTTCACCTACAGGACATTGTATCTGCACGGGCAGGCAGTACCAGTGGATCTTCTGAAATGGATTCCTGGAGGATATGCTGCATCACGGCACTGCTTACCTGCTCCTCTGCATTTATGGTATTTCCACCTGTTGTTCCATTTTCTGGCTTGGAATCAGGGTGAGATTTCACTTCATTTGTCTGTGATTTTTGAAACtgtgctttctctgtttcagattCAAAACTCTGTTGAAGACAGAG tTGATGATGTTGACGGAGGGCAGCTTAGAAAGGACattccagaaataaatgcag AGACAGGAAGGAAGCTGTTTGAAGGTGATATTATCCTACCG CTGGAGAGGAATGCTCTGAGAAACAGCTCCTACAGATGGAAGTTTCCCATCCCCTATATCCTAGCTGACAGCCTGG ATCTGAATGCCAAAGGCGTTATCCTGCAGGCGTTTGACATGTTCAGGCTGAAGTCCTGTGTTGATTTCAAGCCCTATGAAGGGGAACAGACTTACCTGAAATTTGAGAAGCTGGACGG GTGCTGGTCTTATGTGGGAGATCTTCAGAAAGGCCAGACGGTGTCTATAGGAGCGAGGTGTGACTATAAAGCCATAGTGGAACATGAGATCCTGCATGCCCTGGGATTTTACCATGAGCAATCCAGGACAGATCGTGATGACTATGTCCAGATATGGTGGGATGAAATTATTGAAG GTTTTGCCTATGCCTTTGACAAATACGATGACAGTTTCCTTGATGACCTCAATACCCCATATGATTACGAGTCAGTCATGCACTACGGGCCATATTCTTTCAACATCAATAGCAACGTTCCTTCCATTACAACGAAAATTCCTGAATTTAATGAGGTCATTGGGCAGAGGCTGGATTTCAGCAGGATTGACTTACTGAGGCTGAATCGCATGTACAACTGCA CTTCAAGCCTCACCTTCTTGGACCAGTGCTCCTTTGAATCTATCAATATCTGTGGGATGGTGCAGAGTGGACAAGATGGTGCTGATTGGGACCACACTTTGAGCAAACCAGGAGATGAAGACCATACTTTAGTGGGAAACTGTGCAG ACAGGGGATATTTCATGCACTTAGATACAAAAACTGGACATGATGGTCAGTCAGCTTTTCTGGAATCTCGCATCCTTTATccaaggaggaaggaaaaatgccttcagTTTTTCTACAGGCTAACCGGAAGTCTACAGGATAAGCTTGTTGTCTGGGTTAAGAAAGATGATGGAACTGGAAATGTTAGACGGCTGCAAAAGCTTCACACAATTACAG CTGATGGAGAACACCACTGGAAATTGGCCAGCCTTCCCTTCAGTGTTCAGAGCAAATTCCGGTATGGGTTTCAGGGCATCAGAGGAGATCCAGCCACTTCCGCCGGGGGGATTGCCATTGATGACACCAGCCTGACAGAGACAAACTGCCCCACCAATGTCTGGCACATCAGAAACTTCACAACCCTTTTTAACAGCACTTCAAAAGGCCATTATATCCAAAGCCCTGTATTTTACAGCTCGGAAGGCTATGCCTTTGCTTTACAGCTGTATCCTCACGGAAGGAATTCCTCCCCCTACACAAATTACATGGGGATTACTTTCCACCTCTGCAGCAGTCCAGACGATAGCCTTCTTGAATGGCCGGCTGGACACAGACAAATTGTCTTGTCGGTGTTGGATCAAGACCCTGATGTAACCCACAGGATGTCCCTCAGCCTTAGCTTTACTACAGACCCTGACCAGCTCGTGTCTG GCAGAAATGACACCCTGCAGTGGGACAAACCATCTGTCACtgggattttttcttctttctgtaacTGTTATATGAGCCCAGGTGTTGGCTGGAATAACTTCCTGACACACAAGGACCTGCACTggaaaaaattccttaaaaatgACAGTCTTTTCATCTTTGCTGATTTTGAAG ATCTCAGCCCTTTGATTAAATCTGAGGTCCCAGTTCATCTTTGA
- the LOC104057122 gene encoding meprin A subunit alpha isoform X2 yields the protein MPRVHLHNKLWTLYLHGQAVPVDLLKWIPGGYAASRHCLPAPLHLWYFHLLFHFLAWNQGEISLHLSVIFETVLSLFQIQNSVEDRVDDVDGGQLRKDIPEINAETGRKLFEGDIILPLERNALRNSSYRWKFPIPYILADSLDLNAKGVILQAFDMFRLKSCVDFKPYEGEQTYLKFEKLDGCWSYVGDLQKGQTVSIGARCDYKAIVEHEILHALGFYHEQSRTDRDDYVQIWWDEIIEGFAYAFDKYDDSFLDDLNTPYDYESVMHYGPYSFNINSNVPSITTKIPEFNEVIGQRLDFSRIDLLRLNRMYNCTSSLTFLDQCSFESINICGMVQSGQDGADWDHTLSKPGDEDHTLVGNCADRGYFMHLDTKTGHDGQSAFLESRILYPRRKEKCLQFFYRLTGSLQDKLVVWVKKDDGTGNVRRLQKLHTITADGEHHWKLASLPFSVQSKFRYGFQGIRGDPATSAGGIAIDDTSLTETNCPTNVWHIRNFTTLFNSTSKGHYIQSPVFYSSEGYAFALQLYPHGRNSSPYTNYMGITFHLCSSPDDSLLEWPAGHRQIVLSVLDQDPDVTHRMSLSLSFTTDPDQLVSGRNDTLQWDKPSVTGIFSSFCNCYMSPGVGWNNFLTHKDLHWKKFLKNDSLFIFADFEGKVLSYQNPSWNGTGIYSSV from the exons ATGCCCAGAGTTCATCTCCACAACAAACTATG GACATTGTATCTGCACGGGCAGGCAGTACCAGTGGATCTTCTGAAATGGATTCCTGGAGGATATGCTGCATCACGGCACTGCTTACCTGCTCCTCTGCATTTATGGTATTTCCACCTGTTGTTCCATTTTCTGGCTTGGAATCAGGGTGAGATTTCACTTCATTTGTCTGTGATTTTTGAAACtgtgctttctctgtttcagattCAAAACTCTGTTGAAGACAGAG tTGATGATGTTGACGGAGGGCAGCTTAGAAAGGACattccagaaataaatgcag AGACAGGAAGGAAGCTGTTTGAAGGTGATATTATCCTACCG CTGGAGAGGAATGCTCTGAGAAACAGCTCCTACAGATGGAAGTTTCCCATCCCCTATATCCTAGCTGACAGCCTGG ATCTGAATGCCAAAGGCGTTATCCTGCAGGCGTTTGACATGTTCAGGCTGAAGTCCTGTGTTGATTTCAAGCCCTATGAAGGGGAACAGACTTACCTGAAATTTGAGAAGCTGGACGG GTGCTGGTCTTATGTGGGAGATCTTCAGAAAGGCCAGACGGTGTCTATAGGAGCGAGGTGTGACTATAAAGCCATAGTGGAACATGAGATCCTGCATGCCCTGGGATTTTACCATGAGCAATCCAGGACAGATCGTGATGACTATGTCCAGATATGGTGGGATGAAATTATTGAAG GTTTTGCCTATGCCTTTGACAAATACGATGACAGTTTCCTTGATGACCTCAATACCCCATATGATTACGAGTCAGTCATGCACTACGGGCCATATTCTTTCAACATCAATAGCAACGTTCCTTCCATTACAACGAAAATTCCTGAATTTAATGAGGTCATTGGGCAGAGGCTGGATTTCAGCAGGATTGACTTACTGAGGCTGAATCGCATGTACAACTGCA CTTCAAGCCTCACCTTCTTGGACCAGTGCTCCTTTGAATCTATCAATATCTGTGGGATGGTGCAGAGTGGACAAGATGGTGCTGATTGGGACCACACTTTGAGCAAACCAGGAGATGAAGACCATACTTTAGTGGGAAACTGTGCAG ACAGGGGATATTTCATGCACTTAGATACAAAAACTGGACATGATGGTCAGTCAGCTTTTCTGGAATCTCGCATCCTTTATccaaggaggaaggaaaaatgccttcagTTTTTCTACAGGCTAACCGGAAGTCTACAGGATAAGCTTGTTGTCTGGGTTAAGAAAGATGATGGAACTGGAAATGTTAGACGGCTGCAAAAGCTTCACACAATTACAG CTGATGGAGAACACCACTGGAAATTGGCCAGCCTTCCCTTCAGTGTTCAGAGCAAATTCCGGTATGGGTTTCAGGGCATCAGAGGAGATCCAGCCACTTCCGCCGGGGGGATTGCCATTGATGACACCAGCCTGACAGAGACAAACTGCCCCACCAATGTCTGGCACATCAGAAACTTCACAACCCTTTTTAACAGCACTTCAAAAGGCCATTATATCCAAAGCCCTGTATTTTACAGCTCGGAAGGCTATGCCTTTGCTTTACAGCTGTATCCTCACGGAAGGAATTCCTCCCCCTACACAAATTACATGGGGATTACTTTCCACCTCTGCAGCAGTCCAGACGATAGCCTTCTTGAATGGCCGGCTGGACACAGACAAATTGTCTTGTCGGTGTTGGATCAAGACCCTGATGTAACCCACAGGATGTCCCTCAGCCTTAGCTTTACTACAGACCCTGACCAGCTCGTGTCTG GCAGAAATGACACCCTGCAGTGGGACAAACCATCTGTCACtgggattttttcttctttctgtaacTGTTATATGAGCCCAGGTGTTGGCTGGAATAACTTCCTGACACACAAGGACCTGCACTggaaaaaattccttaaaaatgACAGTCTTTTCATCTTTGCTGATTTTGAAGGTAAAGTATTAAGTTATCAGAATCCCTCCTGGAACGGAACAGGTATATACTCTTCTGTTTGA
- the LOC104057122 gene encoding meprin A subunit alpha isoform X5 — MIQNSVEDRVDDVDGGQLRKDIPEINAETGRKLFEGDIILPLERNALRNSSYRWKFPIPYILADSLDLNAKGVILQAFDMFRLKSCVDFKPYEGEQTYLKFEKLDGCWSYVGDLQKGQTVSIGARCDYKAIVEHEILHALGFYHEQSRTDRDDYVQIWWDEIIEGFAYAFDKYDDSFLDDLNTPYDYESVMHYGPYSFNINSNVPSITTKIPEFNEVIGQRLDFSRIDLLRLNRMYNCTSSLTFLDQCSFESINICGMVQSGQDGADWDHTLSKPGDEDHTLVGNCADRGYFMHLDTKTGHDGQSAFLESRILYPRRKEKCLQFFYRLTGSLQDKLVVWVKKDDGTGNVRRLQKLHTITADGEHHWKLASLPFSVQSKFRYGFQGIRGDPATSAGGIAIDDTSLTETNCPTNVWHIRNFTTLFNSTSKGHYIQSPVFYSSEGYAFALQLYPHGRNSSPYTNYMGITFHLCSSPDDSLLEWPAGHRQIVLSVLDQDPDVTHRMSLSLSFTTDPDQLVSGRNDTLQWDKPSVTGIFSSFCNCYMSPGVGWNNFLTHKDLHWKKFLKNDSLFIFADFEGKVLSYQNPSWNGTGIYSSV, encoded by the exons ATG attCAAAACTCTGTTGAAGACAGAG tTGATGATGTTGACGGAGGGCAGCTTAGAAAGGACattccagaaataaatgcag AGACAGGAAGGAAGCTGTTTGAAGGTGATATTATCCTACCG CTGGAGAGGAATGCTCTGAGAAACAGCTCCTACAGATGGAAGTTTCCCATCCCCTATATCCTAGCTGACAGCCTGG ATCTGAATGCCAAAGGCGTTATCCTGCAGGCGTTTGACATGTTCAGGCTGAAGTCCTGTGTTGATTTCAAGCCCTATGAAGGGGAACAGACTTACCTGAAATTTGAGAAGCTGGACGG GTGCTGGTCTTATGTGGGAGATCTTCAGAAAGGCCAGACGGTGTCTATAGGAGCGAGGTGTGACTATAAAGCCATAGTGGAACATGAGATCCTGCATGCCCTGGGATTTTACCATGAGCAATCCAGGACAGATCGTGATGACTATGTCCAGATATGGTGGGATGAAATTATTGAAG GTTTTGCCTATGCCTTTGACAAATACGATGACAGTTTCCTTGATGACCTCAATACCCCATATGATTACGAGTCAGTCATGCACTACGGGCCATATTCTTTCAACATCAATAGCAACGTTCCTTCCATTACAACGAAAATTCCTGAATTTAATGAGGTCATTGGGCAGAGGCTGGATTTCAGCAGGATTGACTTACTGAGGCTGAATCGCATGTACAACTGCA CTTCAAGCCTCACCTTCTTGGACCAGTGCTCCTTTGAATCTATCAATATCTGTGGGATGGTGCAGAGTGGACAAGATGGTGCTGATTGGGACCACACTTTGAGCAAACCAGGAGATGAAGACCATACTTTAGTGGGAAACTGTGCAG ACAGGGGATATTTCATGCACTTAGATACAAAAACTGGACATGATGGTCAGTCAGCTTTTCTGGAATCTCGCATCCTTTATccaaggaggaaggaaaaatgccttcagTTTTTCTACAGGCTAACCGGAAGTCTACAGGATAAGCTTGTTGTCTGGGTTAAGAAAGATGATGGAACTGGAAATGTTAGACGGCTGCAAAAGCTTCACACAATTACAG CTGATGGAGAACACCACTGGAAATTGGCCAGCCTTCCCTTCAGTGTTCAGAGCAAATTCCGGTATGGGTTTCAGGGCATCAGAGGAGATCCAGCCACTTCCGCCGGGGGGATTGCCATTGATGACACCAGCCTGACAGAGACAAACTGCCCCACCAATGTCTGGCACATCAGAAACTTCACAACCCTTTTTAACAGCACTTCAAAAGGCCATTATATCCAAAGCCCTGTATTTTACAGCTCGGAAGGCTATGCCTTTGCTTTACAGCTGTATCCTCACGGAAGGAATTCCTCCCCCTACACAAATTACATGGGGATTACTTTCCACCTCTGCAGCAGTCCAGACGATAGCCTTCTTGAATGGCCGGCTGGACACAGACAAATTGTCTTGTCGGTGTTGGATCAAGACCCTGATGTAACCCACAGGATGTCCCTCAGCCTTAGCTTTACTACAGACCCTGACCAGCTCGTGTCTG GCAGAAATGACACCCTGCAGTGGGACAAACCATCTGTCACtgggattttttcttctttctgtaacTGTTATATGAGCCCAGGTGTTGGCTGGAATAACTTCCTGACACACAAGGACCTGCACTggaaaaaattccttaaaaatgACAGTCTTTTCATCTTTGCTGATTTTGAAGGTAAAGTATTAAGTTATCAGAATCCCTCCTGGAACGGAACAGGTATATACTCTTCTGTTTGA
- the LOC104057122 gene encoding meprin A subunit alpha isoform X4 codes for MDIVSARAGSTSGSSEMDSWRICCITALLTCSSAFMIQNSVEDRVDDVDGGQLRKDIPEINAETGRKLFEGDIILPLERNALRNSSYRWKFPIPYILADSLDLNAKGVILQAFDMFRLKSCVDFKPYEGEQTYLKFEKLDGCWSYVGDLQKGQTVSIGARCDYKAIVEHEILHALGFYHEQSRTDRDDYVQIWWDEIIEGFAYAFDKYDDSFLDDLNTPYDYESVMHYGPYSFNINSNVPSITTKIPEFNEVIGQRLDFSRIDLLRLNRMYNCTSSLTFLDQCSFESINICGMVQSGQDGADWDHTLSKPGDEDHTLVGNCADRGYFMHLDTKTGHDGQSAFLESRILYPRRKEKCLQFFYRLTGSLQDKLVVWVKKDDGTGNVRRLQKLHTITADGEHHWKLASLPFSVQSKFRYGFQGIRGDPATSAGGIAIDDTSLTETNCPTNVWHIRNFTTLFNSTSKGHYIQSPVFYSSEGYAFALQLYPHGRNSSPYTNYMGITFHLCSSPDDSLLEWPAGHRQIVLSVLDQDPDVTHRMSLSLSFTTDPDQLVSGRNDTLQWDKPSVTGIFSSFCNCYMSPGVGWNNFLTHKDLHWKKFLKNDSLFIFADFEGKVLSYQNPSWNGTGIYSSV; via the exons ATG GACATTGTATCTGCACGGGCAGGCAGTACCAGTGGATCTTCTGAAATGGATTCCTGGAGGATATGCTGCATCACGGCACTGCTTACCTGCTCCTCTGCATTTATG attCAAAACTCTGTTGAAGACAGAG tTGATGATGTTGACGGAGGGCAGCTTAGAAAGGACattccagaaataaatgcag AGACAGGAAGGAAGCTGTTTGAAGGTGATATTATCCTACCG CTGGAGAGGAATGCTCTGAGAAACAGCTCCTACAGATGGAAGTTTCCCATCCCCTATATCCTAGCTGACAGCCTGG ATCTGAATGCCAAAGGCGTTATCCTGCAGGCGTTTGACATGTTCAGGCTGAAGTCCTGTGTTGATTTCAAGCCCTATGAAGGGGAACAGACTTACCTGAAATTTGAGAAGCTGGACGG GTGCTGGTCTTATGTGGGAGATCTTCAGAAAGGCCAGACGGTGTCTATAGGAGCGAGGTGTGACTATAAAGCCATAGTGGAACATGAGATCCTGCATGCCCTGGGATTTTACCATGAGCAATCCAGGACAGATCGTGATGACTATGTCCAGATATGGTGGGATGAAATTATTGAAG GTTTTGCCTATGCCTTTGACAAATACGATGACAGTTTCCTTGATGACCTCAATACCCCATATGATTACGAGTCAGTCATGCACTACGGGCCATATTCTTTCAACATCAATAGCAACGTTCCTTCCATTACAACGAAAATTCCTGAATTTAATGAGGTCATTGGGCAGAGGCTGGATTTCAGCAGGATTGACTTACTGAGGCTGAATCGCATGTACAACTGCA CTTCAAGCCTCACCTTCTTGGACCAGTGCTCCTTTGAATCTATCAATATCTGTGGGATGGTGCAGAGTGGACAAGATGGTGCTGATTGGGACCACACTTTGAGCAAACCAGGAGATGAAGACCATACTTTAGTGGGAAACTGTGCAG ACAGGGGATATTTCATGCACTTAGATACAAAAACTGGACATGATGGTCAGTCAGCTTTTCTGGAATCTCGCATCCTTTATccaaggaggaaggaaaaatgccttcagTTTTTCTACAGGCTAACCGGAAGTCTACAGGATAAGCTTGTTGTCTGGGTTAAGAAAGATGATGGAACTGGAAATGTTAGACGGCTGCAAAAGCTTCACACAATTACAG CTGATGGAGAACACCACTGGAAATTGGCCAGCCTTCCCTTCAGTGTTCAGAGCAAATTCCGGTATGGGTTTCAGGGCATCAGAGGAGATCCAGCCACTTCCGCCGGGGGGATTGCCATTGATGACACCAGCCTGACAGAGACAAACTGCCCCACCAATGTCTGGCACATCAGAAACTTCACAACCCTTTTTAACAGCACTTCAAAAGGCCATTATATCCAAAGCCCTGTATTTTACAGCTCGGAAGGCTATGCCTTTGCTTTACAGCTGTATCCTCACGGAAGGAATTCCTCCCCCTACACAAATTACATGGGGATTACTTTCCACCTCTGCAGCAGTCCAGACGATAGCCTTCTTGAATGGCCGGCTGGACACAGACAAATTGTCTTGTCGGTGTTGGATCAAGACCCTGATGTAACCCACAGGATGTCCCTCAGCCTTAGCTTTACTACAGACCCTGACCAGCTCGTGTCTG GCAGAAATGACACCCTGCAGTGGGACAAACCATCTGTCACtgggattttttcttctttctgtaacTGTTATATGAGCCCAGGTGTTGGCTGGAATAACTTCCTGACACACAAGGACCTGCACTggaaaaaattccttaaaaatgACAGTCTTTTCATCTTTGCTGATTTTGAAGGTAAAGTATTAAGTTATCAGAATCCCTCCTGGAACGGAACAGGTATATACTCTTCTGTTTGA
- the LOC104057122 gene encoding meprin A subunit alpha isoform X1, with translation MAYAYQLSYGWFTYRTLYLHGQAVPVDLLKWIPGGYAASRHCLPAPLHLWYFHLLFHFLAWNQGEISLHLSVIFETVLSLFQIQNSVEDRVDDVDGGQLRKDIPEINAETGRKLFEGDIILPLERNALRNSSYRWKFPIPYILADSLDLNAKGVILQAFDMFRLKSCVDFKPYEGEQTYLKFEKLDGCWSYVGDLQKGQTVSIGARCDYKAIVEHEILHALGFYHEQSRTDRDDYVQIWWDEIIEGFAYAFDKYDDSFLDDLNTPYDYESVMHYGPYSFNINSNVPSITTKIPEFNEVIGQRLDFSRIDLLRLNRMYNCTSSLTFLDQCSFESINICGMVQSGQDGADWDHTLSKPGDEDHTLVGNCADRGYFMHLDTKTGHDGQSAFLESRILYPRRKEKCLQFFYRLTGSLQDKLVVWVKKDDGTGNVRRLQKLHTITADGEHHWKLASLPFSVQSKFRYGFQGIRGDPATSAGGIAIDDTSLTETNCPTNVWHIRNFTTLFNSTSKGHYIQSPVFYSSEGYAFALQLYPHGRNSSPYTNYMGITFHLCSSPDDSLLEWPAGHRQIVLSVLDQDPDVTHRMSLSLSFTTDPDQLVSGRNDTLQWDKPSVTGIFSSFCNCYMSPGVGWNNFLTHKDLHWKKFLKNDSLFIFADFEGKVLSYQNPSWNGTGIYSSV, from the exons ATGGCTTATGCTTATCAGCTCTCGTATGGGTGGTTCACCTACAGGACATTGTATCTGCACGGGCAGGCAGTACCAGTGGATCTTCTGAAATGGATTCCTGGAGGATATGCTGCATCACGGCACTGCTTACCTGCTCCTCTGCATTTATGGTATTTCCACCTGTTGTTCCATTTTCTGGCTTGGAATCAGGGTGAGATTTCACTTCATTTGTCTGTGATTTTTGAAACtgtgctttctctgtttcagattCAAAACTCTGTTGAAGACAGAG tTGATGATGTTGACGGAGGGCAGCTTAGAAAGGACattccagaaataaatgcag AGACAGGAAGGAAGCTGTTTGAAGGTGATATTATCCTACCG CTGGAGAGGAATGCTCTGAGAAACAGCTCCTACAGATGGAAGTTTCCCATCCCCTATATCCTAGCTGACAGCCTGG ATCTGAATGCCAAAGGCGTTATCCTGCAGGCGTTTGACATGTTCAGGCTGAAGTCCTGTGTTGATTTCAAGCCCTATGAAGGGGAACAGACTTACCTGAAATTTGAGAAGCTGGACGG GTGCTGGTCTTATGTGGGAGATCTTCAGAAAGGCCAGACGGTGTCTATAGGAGCGAGGTGTGACTATAAAGCCATAGTGGAACATGAGATCCTGCATGCCCTGGGATTTTACCATGAGCAATCCAGGACAGATCGTGATGACTATGTCCAGATATGGTGGGATGAAATTATTGAAG GTTTTGCCTATGCCTTTGACAAATACGATGACAGTTTCCTTGATGACCTCAATACCCCATATGATTACGAGTCAGTCATGCACTACGGGCCATATTCTTTCAACATCAATAGCAACGTTCCTTCCATTACAACGAAAATTCCTGAATTTAATGAGGTCATTGGGCAGAGGCTGGATTTCAGCAGGATTGACTTACTGAGGCTGAATCGCATGTACAACTGCA CTTCAAGCCTCACCTTCTTGGACCAGTGCTCCTTTGAATCTATCAATATCTGTGGGATGGTGCAGAGTGGACAAGATGGTGCTGATTGGGACCACACTTTGAGCAAACCAGGAGATGAAGACCATACTTTAGTGGGAAACTGTGCAG ACAGGGGATATTTCATGCACTTAGATACAAAAACTGGACATGATGGTCAGTCAGCTTTTCTGGAATCTCGCATCCTTTATccaaggaggaaggaaaaatgccttcagTTTTTCTACAGGCTAACCGGAAGTCTACAGGATAAGCTTGTTGTCTGGGTTAAGAAAGATGATGGAACTGGAAATGTTAGACGGCTGCAAAAGCTTCACACAATTACAG CTGATGGAGAACACCACTGGAAATTGGCCAGCCTTCCCTTCAGTGTTCAGAGCAAATTCCGGTATGGGTTTCAGGGCATCAGAGGAGATCCAGCCACTTCCGCCGGGGGGATTGCCATTGATGACACCAGCCTGACAGAGACAAACTGCCCCACCAATGTCTGGCACATCAGAAACTTCACAACCCTTTTTAACAGCACTTCAAAAGGCCATTATATCCAAAGCCCTGTATTTTACAGCTCGGAAGGCTATGCCTTTGCTTTACAGCTGTATCCTCACGGAAGGAATTCCTCCCCCTACACAAATTACATGGGGATTACTTTCCACCTCTGCAGCAGTCCAGACGATAGCCTTCTTGAATGGCCGGCTGGACACAGACAAATTGTCTTGTCGGTGTTGGATCAAGACCCTGATGTAACCCACAGGATGTCCCTCAGCCTTAGCTTTACTACAGACCCTGACCAGCTCGTGTCTG GCAGAAATGACACCCTGCAGTGGGACAAACCATCTGTCACtgggattttttcttctttctgtaacTGTTATATGAGCCCAGGTGTTGGCTGGAATAACTTCCTGACACACAAGGACCTGCACTggaaaaaattccttaaaaatgACAGTCTTTTCATCTTTGCTGATTTTGAAGGTAAAGTATTAAGTTATCAGAATCCCTCCTGGAACGGAACAGGTATATACTCTTCTGTTTGA
- the LOC128851816 gene encoding taste receptor type 2 member 9-like: MEASNPQVKSNVTSHNAMAVVIISLQAFAGLWINAFIVSVLCVALVKKKTFNSNEKILLFLGCSRFWYFCVLFMGTFVLTIYPWIYYIHPIPQLDNAIQSFFTFSNLWASSSLSVFYCIKIANFQHSFFTFLKAKIDRIVPWLLMASALLSLIISIFAYKFTDEMHCNNTNATSVENYRGLSVKLDRHFLRIFFISGFGFATAFLVVLFSALLLLFSLWRHKRRMQANSVRNVSMDAHIKAMKSVLSFLFLYTINFICLTLSLVYGMKQNHEILLIIVFLNNFPAVHSLLLIFSNPKLERTLLRILLWVKCKVCGR, translated from the coding sequence ATGGAAGCCTCTAACCCTCAGGTTAAATCCAATGTCACTTCACACAACGCCATGGCTGTGGTCATCATCTCTCTTCAGGCATTTGCTGGCCTGTGGATAAACGCTTTCattgtttctgtgctttgcgTTGCtttggtgaaaaagaaaacctttaacTCTAATGAGAAGATCTTGCTGTTTCTGGGATGCTCCaggttttggtatttttgtgTTCTATTTATGGGCACATTTGTTTTAACAATTTATCCCTGGATCTACTACATTCACCCCATACCACAGCTCGACAATGCTATTCAaagctttttcactttttccaaCTTATGggcttcttcctctctttcagtcttttattGTATAAAAATTGCAAACTTCCAACACAGCTTCTTCACCTTCCTGAAAGCCAAAATTGACAGGATCGTGCCATGGCTGTTGATGGCCTCAGCGCTTTTATCTCTGATCATCTCCATCTTTGCCTACAAGTTCACTGATGAAATGCACTGCAACAACACCAACGCCACCAGCGTAGAGAATTACCGGGGACTCAGTGTCAAATTGGATAGACATTTTTTACGCATTTTTTTCATCTCCGGCTTTGGATTTGCCACGGCATTCCTGGTAGTCCTCTTCtctgcccttctcctcctcttttctctctggagaCACAAACGCAGAATGCAGGCAAACTCAGTGAGAAATGTCAGCATGGACGCCCATATCAAAGCCATGAAGTCTGTTCTGTCCTTCCTCTTCCTGTACACCATTAACTTCATATGTTTGACCTTGTCATTAGTTTATGGCATGAAGCAGAACCATGAAATATTACTAATTATAGTGTTTCTGAACAATTTTCCAGCTGTTCATTCCCTTCTTCTGATTTTCAGCAATCCCAAACTGGAAAGGACACTGTTAAGGATTCTGCTCTGGGTGAAGTGCAAGGTTTGTGGGAGGTAG